The following proteins are encoded in a genomic region of Ptychodera flava strain L36383 chromosome 23 unlocalized genomic scaffold, AS_Pfla_20210202 Scaffold_24__1_contigs__length_23054250_pilon, whole genome shotgun sequence:
- the LOC139124788 gene encoding zinc finger protein 658B-like encodes MNSSIVLPKRCGETVAEVSPLCSCGALLSVQECSVICEAARHSDQFNDLVKSFEMVSEIICQQYKDNSLSTKGASAIVQSLVHRGLIKLEYGSSSTQNDKDGLYQQPDLDFTNYQSTHTVYRDYYGLIERETTCTRKNSLDAPSNSLIHSGVSEDYGKPRTETKVVKPYKCSVCRKRFKHKSSEEKHMLIHSNMRTHQCTECGKTFINKGNLDNHMSTHSNVKPHQCKECGKTFTVKKSLKNHMLTHSHVTTYRCEVCGKTFVNKNAFQLHMLTHSNVRPHKCAECGKTFALRRSLMIHMRAHLNVRPHPWYKCEVCGQTNTQKGKLNSHTCTHPNLKPHECKECGKKFRYNYALVAHMLIHTNYRSSECKVCGKTFSKETYLKTHSLIHSGAKPFVCKECGKSFRHSGSLKTHVLLHTGVKPHECKECGKTFTTASNLRRHVMAHAGAKPFECKHCGTRYATNRSLKSHMLKH; translated from the exons ATGAACAGCAGCATTGTTTTACCGAAGAGGTGCGGGGAGACTGTGGCTGAGGTATCACCGCTATGCTCATGTGGGGCTCTGCTGAGCGTTCAAG agtGTTCAGTGATTTGTGAAGCTGCAAGACATTCTGATCAGTTTAATGACCTGGTGAAGTCCTTTGAGATGGTGTCGGAAATAATCTGTCAGCAATATAAGGACAATAGCTTGTCTACGAAAG GTGCATCGGCAATCGTGCAAAGTCTTGTCCACCGTGGATTGATCAAACTTGAGTATGGCAGTTCCAGCACACAGAACGATAAAGACGGCCTATATCAACAACCGGACCTTGattttacaaattatcaatCAACACACACGGTATACAGAGACTATTATGGCCTGATAGAACGTGAGACTACTTGTACAAGGAAGAACAGTCTTGATGCACCCTCAAATAGTTTGATCCATTCAGGTGTCAGTGAAGATTACGGAAAACCGCGCACTGAGACGAAAGTcgtgaaaccatataaatgcaGCGTATGTCGTAAGAGGTTCAAACACAAGTCGTCTGAAGAGAAACACATGTTGATTCACTCTAATATGCGAACACATCAATGcacagagtgtggtaaaacattcataaACAAGGGGAATCTCGACAACCATATGTCGACTCACTCCAATGTCAAACCACATCAATGCAAAGAGTGCGGTAAGACGTTTACAGTCAAAAAGTCGCTGAAAAACCATATGTTGACTCATTCACATGTCACGACCTATCGGTGTGAAGTCTGCGGTAAAACATTCGTCAACAAGAACGCTTTTCAGTTACATATGTTGACACACTCAAATGTCCGGCCACACAAATGTGCAGAGTGTGGTAAGACGTTTGCGCTCAGAAGGAGCCTTATGATACATATGCGGGCTCACCTGAATGTTAGACCACATCCTTGGTACAAATGTGAAGTGTGTGGGCAGACAAACACACAGAAGGGAAAACTTAATAGCCATACATGCACGCATCCAAACTTGAAACCGCATGAGTGTAAGGAATGTGGCAAAAAATTCAGATACAACTACGCTCTCGTAGCACATATGTTGATACACACAAATTACAGATCATCCGAATGCAAAGTTTGcggaaaaacattttcaaaggaGACTTACCTTAAGACGCATAGCTTGATCCATTCCGGTGCCAAACCATTCGTATGTAAAGAGTGTGGCAAATCATTTAGGCACAGCGGCTCCCTGAAGACGCATGTATTACTTCACACAGGTGTAAAACCACATGagtgcaaagagtgtggtaaaacatttacaacCGCAAGTAATCTCAGAAGACACGTCATGGCCCATGCAGGTGCCAAACCATTTGAATGCAAACACTGTGGTACACGATATGCCACCAATAGAAGCCTGAAAAGCCACATGTTAAAGCACTGA